In a genomic window of Bradyrhizobium ontarionense:
- a CDS encoding cytochrome b: MPETLATYDPLLRRIHWATALLFIAAMLIGLYCGLQPAGTSPRRELLEIHKSLGVTLFLLAILRLIVRGRTTAPPAPAAFGAIVRALSQLNHWALYALLLIMPVTGYMFSSAGGYSLRYFWTFSWPRLFAGDKAIAHAGEITHDTLAYLVYLVVGLHVAATLWHEFIKKDETLARMWPRRVDRR; encoded by the coding sequence ATGCCGGAGACACTGGCGACCTATGATCCTCTGCTGCGACGGATCCATTGGGCAACGGCGCTGCTGTTCATTGCAGCCATGCTGATCGGGCTCTATTGCGGCCTGCAGCCGGCAGGCACGTCGCCGCGGCGCGAGCTGCTGGAGATTCACAAATCGCTCGGCGTGACGCTGTTTCTGCTGGCGATTCTCCGCCTGATCGTGCGCGGGCGGACGACCGCGCCGCCCGCCCCTGCAGCATTCGGCGCGATCGTCCGCGCGCTGTCGCAGCTCAATCATTGGGCGCTCTATGCCCTGCTGCTGATCATGCCGGTGACGGGCTACATGTTCTCGTCGGCCGGCGGCTACTCGCTGCGCTATTTCTGGACCTTCAGCTGGCCGCGCCTGTTCGCCGGCGACAAGGCGATCGCCCATGCCGGCGAGATCACGCACGATACGCTGGCCTATCTGGTCTATCTCGTGGTCGGTCTGCACGTTGCAGCCACGCTCTGGCACGAGTTCATCAAGAAGGACGAGACGCTGGCCCGGATGTGGCCGCGGCGGGTGGACCGCCGCTGA
- a CDS encoding sensor histidine kinase yields MSTAGRIALDLAGATLPYATFFPSVLLAALFGGVPAAVFAAWLSAAVVLVGFTDRPGQTEAVNLVAFLGTSALIIWLANLCRDALLELKRSEHGRELLLGELRHRVHNQLAVFQAIVRSSLSGEDRTKGEAIALRLDAVARANSLAWSDHRVMTLRVLLEAELAPYRASGAVEVEGPDVQLGPEAVRNLALVFHELATNAVKYGALRGDGGRVDVQLAHESSRSLVTWREQGPHAIAAPQGEGFGTRMIRASLAAIGGSIEQDYHDEGLVCRIRFEADA; encoded by the coding sequence ATGTCGACCGCTGGTCGCATCGCGCTCGATCTCGCCGGCGCAACCCTGCCTTATGCGACTTTCTTCCCCTCCGTGTTGCTTGCGGCGTTGTTTGGCGGCGTTCCGGCTGCCGTCTTTGCAGCGTGGCTGTCGGCTGCCGTGGTGCTCGTCGGGTTCACCGACCGTCCGGGACAGACGGAGGCTGTCAACCTCGTCGCATTCCTGGGCACATCGGCGCTGATCATATGGCTCGCAAATCTGTGCCGGGACGCGCTGCTGGAACTCAAGCGCAGCGAACATGGGCGCGAATTGCTGCTCGGAGAGCTGAGGCATCGCGTGCACAACCAGCTTGCGGTGTTTCAGGCGATCGTCCGCTCGAGCCTGTCCGGCGAGGACCGGACGAAGGGGGAGGCGATCGCGCTCAGGCTGGATGCCGTTGCCCGCGCCAACAGCCTCGCTTGGTCGGATCATCGCGTCATGACGTTGCGTGTGCTGCTCGAAGCCGAGTTGGCGCCGTATCGCGCATCGGGGGCGGTGGAGGTCGAAGGGCCGGATGTGCAATTGGGCCCGGAGGCCGTCCGCAATCTCGCTCTGGTGTTCCACGAACTCGCGACCAACGCCGTCAAATACGGTGCGCTTCGCGGCGATGGCGGGCGAGTGGACGTCCAGCTCGCCCATGAAAGCAGCCGCAGCCTCGTGACTTGGCGCGAGCAGGGCCCACACGCGATCGCGGCGCCGCAGGGCGAAGGTTTCGGCACGCGCATGATCCGCGCGAGTCTTGCGGCCATCGGCGGCAGCATCGAGCAGGACTATCACGACGAGGGGCTGGTGTGCCGCATCAGGTTCGAGGCGGATGCATGA
- a CDS encoding TerC family protein, translating into MEFLLIAFAGKPVWMWLAFIAIVLALLVFDLGVVHRKTREISVRESLVMSAVYIMLGLAFGGLVWWQLGGEAGTAYLTAFTIEKALAMDNVFVIAMIFSYFSIPRAYQHRVLFWGIVGVIVLRAIMIGLGAAIVAQASWVLYVFALFLVATGIKMLVFKDKPHDVGSNPALAWVRRRFDVTDRLHDERFFVRQKDASGRLVWFMTPLFLALILIEFADVIFAVDSVPAIFAISTDPFVVYTSNIFAILGLRALYFALAAMVDRFQYLKLALAAVMIFIGSKIFLADLLGLEKFPPALSLGITFGLLGAGIAYSLWKTRPAVEQAE; encoded by the coding sequence GTGGAATTCCTGCTCATCGCGTTTGCCGGCAAACCCGTCTGGATGTGGCTCGCCTTTATCGCCATCGTGCTTGCCCTGCTCGTGTTCGATCTCGGTGTCGTCCATCGCAAGACGCGCGAGATCTCGGTGCGGGAGAGCCTGGTCATGAGCGCCGTCTACATCATGCTCGGCCTCGCCTTCGGCGGCTTGGTGTGGTGGCAGCTGGGCGGCGAAGCCGGCACGGCCTATCTCACCGCGTTCACGATCGAGAAGGCGTTGGCGATGGACAACGTCTTCGTCATCGCGATGATCTTCAGCTACTTCTCGATTCCGCGCGCCTATCAGCACCGCGTGCTGTTCTGGGGCATCGTCGGCGTCATCGTGCTGCGCGCCATCATGATCGGCCTCGGCGCTGCCATCGTCGCACAGGCAAGCTGGGTGCTCTACGTGTTCGCGCTGTTCCTGGTGGCGACCGGCATCAAGATGCTGGTATTCAAGGACAAGCCGCACGACGTCGGCTCGAACCCGGCGCTGGCCTGGGTGCGCCGCCGCTTCGACGTCACCGATCGCCTGCACGATGAGCGCTTCTTCGTGCGGCAGAAGGACGCGAGCGGCAGGCTGGTCTGGTTCATGACGCCGCTGTTCCTGGCGCTGATCCTGATCGAGTTCGCCGACGTCATCTTCGCCGTCGACTCCGTGCCCGCGATCTTCGCGATCTCGACCGATCCGTTCGTGGTCTACACCTCGAACATCTTCGCGATCCTGGGTCTGCGCGCCCTCTATTTCGCGCTGGCCGCGATGGTCGACCGCTTCCAGTATCTCAAGCTGGCGCTGGCCGCCGTGATGATCTTCATCGGCTCGAAGATCTTCCTTGCCGATCTGCTCGGGCTCGAGAAGTTTCCGCCGGCGCTCTCGCTCGGCATCACCTTCGGTCTGCTCGGCGCCGGCATTGCCTATTCGTTGTGGAAGACCCGGCCTGCGGTCGAGCAGGCCGAGTGA
- a CDS encoding DMT family transporter, with protein MTEKSPLATELALLLLLSTLWGASYSFIKLGVATIPPLTFIAARTLIAGAVLAVIIHGRRLGWPADRATWRKFLVQACLNSVVPFTLIAWAEQMTDAGLATILNSTSPIFVFLLTALVTRHEPLTSRKLFGVVAGLLGTCLIVGPQALDGLGNGLLAQLAIVAATICYAGAAITGRGFKGLDPMLPAAGSLLSGAALLGPVALVVDRPWTLTPSAASLAALLALATISTALAMVIYFRLVQTLGSLGATAQSYLRVPIGVGIGVLLLGERLSPTAWAGLACVVAGVIAMALPAPAHRAIMHPPRT; from the coding sequence ATGACCGAGAAATCCCCGCTCGCGACCGAGCTTGCGCTTCTGCTGTTGCTCTCCACGCTGTGGGGCGCCTCCTACAGCTTCATCAAACTCGGCGTGGCGACGATCCCGCCGCTGACCTTCATCGCTGCGCGCACCCTGATCGCCGGCGCCGTGCTCGCCGTCATCATCCACGGCCGCCGCCTCGGCTGGCCGGCAGACCGCGCCACCTGGCGGAAGTTCCTCGTGCAGGCCTGCCTCAACAGCGTCGTCCCCTTCACCCTGATCGCCTGGGCCGAGCAGATGACGGATGCGGGGCTCGCGACCATTCTCAATTCGACCTCGCCCATCTTTGTCTTCCTTCTCACCGCTCTGGTGACGCGCCATGAGCCGCTGACCTCGCGGAAGCTGTTCGGGGTCGTGGCCGGACTGCTCGGCACCTGTCTCATCGTCGGCCCGCAGGCGCTCGACGGATTGGGCAATGGCCTGCTCGCCCAGCTCGCCATCGTCGCGGCCACCATCTGCTATGCGGGCGCGGCGATCACGGGTCGCGGCTTCAAGGGTCTCGATCCGATGCTGCCGGCGGCAGGCTCGCTGTTGTCGGGCGCAGCGCTTCTCGGTCCGGTCGCGCTCGTCGTCGACCGGCCCTGGACATTGACCCCGTCGGCGGCTTCGCTGGCGGCGCTGCTGGCGCTCGCAACGATCTCGACGGCGCTGGCCATGGTGATCTATTTCCGCCTGGTGCAGACGCTCGGTTCGCTCGGCGCGACCGCGCAGTCCTATCTGCGCGTGCCGATCGGCGTCGGCATCGGTGTGCTGCTGCTCGGCGAGCGGCTGTCGCCCACCGCCTGGGCCGGACTTGCCTGCGTGGTGGCGGGCGTCATCGCCATGGCGTTGCCGGCGCCAGCGCACCGCGCCATCATGCATCCGCCTCGAACCTGA
- a CDS encoding M20 aminoacylase family protein, protein MPVINSIAALSDEMAAWRHDFHEHPELLYEVHRTAGIVADKLRAFGCDEVVTGIGRTGVVGVIRGRKSASGRTIGLRADMDALPIEETSGVPYASKTPGLMHACGHDGHTAMLLGAAKYLAETRNFDGTVIVIFQPAEEGGAGGKAMVDDGLMTRWGIQEVYGMHNMPGVPEGHFEISPGAMLASADAIHIKVTGKGGHGGAGPHRAIDSILIASQIVNALQSIVARNVDPLKSAVISICAIHGGTTFNVIPETVEMLGTVRTLDPEIRDLVEKRIVEVCEATARAYGGSAEAIYERKYPVTMNHAAQAAFAADVAREVAGNERVNDRAIPLMGGEDFAFMLEARPGAFVFLGMGPGNECHHPGYRFNDNILSAGASYWVKLAEKSMPAN, encoded by the coding sequence ATGCCCGTCATCAACAGCATCGCCGCGCTTTCCGACGAAATGGCCGCCTGGCGCCACGACTTCCACGAACATCCCGAACTGCTCTACGAGGTGCATCGCACCGCCGGCATCGTTGCCGACAAGCTGCGCGCGTTCGGCTGCGACGAGGTCGTGACCGGTATCGGCCGCACCGGCGTGGTCGGCGTGATCCGTGGCCGCAAATCGGCGTCCGGAAGGACCATCGGCCTGCGCGCCGACATGGACGCGCTGCCGATCGAGGAGACCTCGGGCGTCCCCTATGCCTCCAAGACGCCCGGCCTCATGCATGCCTGCGGCCATGACGGCCACACGGCGATGCTGCTCGGCGCCGCAAAGTATCTCGCCGAGACCCGCAATTTCGACGGCACCGTGATCGTCATCTTCCAGCCGGCCGAGGAAGGCGGCGCCGGCGGCAAGGCGATGGTCGACGACGGCCTGATGACGCGCTGGGGCATCCAGGAGGTCTACGGCATGCACAACATGCCCGGCGTTCCCGAAGGCCATTTCGAGATCTCGCCGGGCGCGATGCTGGCCTCGGCCGATGCGATCCACATCAAGGTCACCGGCAAGGGCGGCCATGGCGGCGCCGGCCCGCACAGGGCGATCGACAGCATCCTGATCGCATCGCAAATCGTCAACGCGCTGCAGTCGATCGTCGCGCGCAACGTCGATCCGCTGAAGTCGGCGGTGATCTCGATCTGCGCGATCCATGGCGGCACCACCTTCAACGTGATCCCCGAGACGGTCGAGATGCTCGGCACCGTGCGCACGCTCGATCCCGAGATCCGCGATCTCGTCGAGAAGCGCATCGTCGAAGTCTGCGAGGCCACCGCGCGCGCCTATGGCGGCTCGGCGGAAGCGATCTACGAGCGCAAATACCCGGTGACGATGAACCACGCCGCCCAGGCCGCGTTCGCCGCCGACGTCGCCCGCGAGGTCGCAGGCAATGAGCGCGTCAACGACCGCGCCATTCCGTTGATGGGCGGCGAGGACTTCGCCTTCATGCTGGAAGCGCGACCCGGCGCGTTCGTCTTCCTCGGCATGGGCCCGGGCAACGAATGCCACCACCCCGGCTATCGCTTCAACGACAACATCCTCAGCGCCGGCGCGTCGTACTGGGTGAAGCTGGCCGAGAAGAGCATGCCGGCGAATTAG
- the ftsH gene encoding ATP-dependent zinc metalloprotease FtsH, with protein sequence MTKQTRFNLWYALIAIFVAMMVHNAWTSYRQVAAIPYSQFQDLLAAGKVKEVGVSENYLEGTLKEPLPGGQTRFATTRVDQEFAKELGKANVTFTGRVESNILGDILSLVMPIALFFGVWFWLSRRMMGGGGLGGGLMQIGKSKAKVYVESNTGVRFEDVAGVDEAKDELREIVSFLKDPKSYGRLGGRMPKGVLLVGPPGTGKTLLAKAVAGEAGVPFFSISGSEFVEMFVGVGAARVRDLFEQARAKAPAIIFIDELDALGRARGMGPFAGGHDEKEQTLNQLLVELDGFDSSTGLVLLAATNRPEILDPALLRAGRFDRQVLVDRPDKPGRIQILQVHLKKAKLGADVDPEKVAALTPGFTGADLANLVNEATLLATRRGADEVTLADFNNAIERIVAGLEKRNRLLNPREREIVAYHEMGHAIVAMSLPGTDPVHKVSIIPRGVGALGYTIQRPTEDRFLMTREELENKMAVLLGGRAAELVVYGHLSTGAADDLRRVTDIARAMVTRYGMSETLGSIAYERDNQSFLAPGASRNADYGEASGDAIDAEVRTIVTGALERTRKLLQDKRDVLERAARRLLVKETLDESELVSLMKQDQRAGDLVAAAQPMSA encoded by the coding sequence ATGACCAAGCAGACCCGCTTCAATCTCTGGTACGCGCTGATTGCGATCTTCGTCGCGATGATGGTCCACAATGCCTGGACCAGCTATCGCCAGGTCGCCGCCATTCCCTACAGCCAGTTCCAGGATCTCCTGGCCGCCGGCAAGGTCAAGGAGGTCGGCGTCTCCGAGAACTACCTGGAAGGCACCTTGAAGGAGCCGCTGCCCGGCGGCCAGACCCGCTTCGCGACGACGCGCGTCGATCAGGAATTCGCCAAGGAGCTCGGCAAGGCCAATGTCACGTTCACCGGACGTGTCGAGAGCAACATCCTCGGCGACATCCTCTCGCTGGTGATGCCGATCGCGCTGTTCTTCGGCGTCTGGTTCTGGCTGTCGCGCCGAATGATGGGCGGCGGCGGTCTCGGCGGCGGCTTGATGCAGATCGGCAAGAGCAAGGCCAAGGTCTATGTCGAATCCAATACGGGGGTCCGGTTCGAGGACGTGGCCGGTGTCGACGAGGCCAAGGACGAGCTGCGCGAGATCGTCTCTTTCCTGAAGGACCCGAAATCCTATGGCCGGCTCGGCGGCCGCATGCCGAAGGGCGTGCTGCTGGTCGGCCCGCCCGGCACCGGCAAGACGCTGCTCGCCAAGGCCGTCGCAGGCGAGGCCGGCGTGCCGTTCTTCTCGATCTCGGGCTCCGAATTCGTCGAGATGTTCGTCGGCGTCGGTGCGGCGCGGGTGCGCGACCTGTTCGAGCAGGCCCGCGCCAAGGCGCCTGCCATCATCTTCATCGACGAGCTCGATGCGCTCGGCCGTGCCCGCGGCATGGGCCCGTTCGCCGGTGGCCATGACGAGAAGGAGCAGACGCTGAACCAGCTGCTGGTTGAGCTCGACGGCTTCGACTCCTCGACCGGCTTGGTGCTGCTGGCGGCGACCAACCGGCCGGAGATCCTCGATCCGGCGCTGCTGCGCGCCGGGCGCTTCGACCGCCAGGTGCTGGTCGACCGTCCCGACAAGCCGGGCCGCATCCAGATCCTGCAGGTGCATCTGAAGAAGGCGAAGCTCGGCGCCGACGTCGATCCCGAGAAGGTCGCGGCGCTGACGCCGGGCTTCACCGGTGCCGATCTGGCCAATCTCGTCAACGAGGCGACCTTGCTGGCGACCCGGCGCGGCGCCGATGAGGTCACGCTCGCCGACTTCAACAACGCGATCGAGCGCATCGTGGCTGGTCTCGAGAAGCGCAACCGGCTGCTCAATCCCCGGGAGCGCGAGATCGTCGCCTATCACGAGATGGGCCATGCAATCGTCGCGATGAGCCTGCCGGGCACCGATCCCGTGCACAAGGTGTCGATCATTCCGCGCGGCGTCGGCGCGCTCGGCTACACCATCCAGCGTCCGACCGAGGACCGCTTCCTGATGACCCGCGAGGAGCTGGAGAACAAGATGGCCGTGCTGCTCGGCGGCCGCGCCGCGGAGCTCGTCGTCTACGGCCATCTGTCGACCGGTGCCGCCGACGATCTGCGCCGCGTCACCGACATCGCGCGCGCGATGGTGACGCGCTACGGCATGTCGGAGACATTGGGCTCGATCGCCTACGAGCGCGACAACCAGTCCTTCCTGGCGCCGGGCGCCTCGCGCAACGCCGATTATGGCGAGGCGTCGGGCGATGCGATCGACGCCGAGGTGCGCACGATCGTCACTGGTGCTTTGGAGCGCACCCGCAAGCTGCTGCAGGACAAGCGCGACGTGCTGGAGCGTGCCGCGCGCCGGCTGCTGGTCAAGGAGACGCTCGACGAGAGCGAGCTCGTCTCACTGATGAAGCAGGACCAGCGCGCCGGCGATCTGGTGGCCGCCGCCCAGCCGATGTCGGCGTAG
- a CDS encoding lipid kinase has protein sequence MTAGDDQVSIAKARPSRPEVATRRLLMIINRGSRSGGAAAGIAVSRLSAAGYDLVISAPHSPREVAPWIEAHADDAEAVVVAGGDGSLNAAAPALVRTGLPLGIIPAGTANDLARTLGLPEDMEAAADVIAAGHRRQIDLGEVNGHPFFNVASLGLSADLARQLTKETKRRFGRLGYAITALKVLVNARPFRAMIVSSDGAVRVKTLQIAVGNGRYYGGGMAVDHRAEIDDSHLDLYSLEIGRVWKLLAMAYDFRKGRHGLWQEVRASRDTSFEIRTRRPRPINADGELVTFTPARFGVRPRAVSVFVPKAAGQDRT, from the coding sequence GTGACCGCGGGGGACGATCAGGTATCGATCGCGAAGGCACGTCCATCGCGGCCGGAAGTTGCGACGCGCCGGCTCTTGATGATCATCAACCGCGGCAGTCGCTCCGGCGGCGCGGCCGCGGGTATTGCCGTGTCGCGGCTGAGCGCCGCGGGCTATGATCTCGTGATCTCCGCGCCGCATAGTCCGCGCGAGGTGGCGCCGTGGATCGAAGCCCATGCCGATGATGCGGAAGCGGTCGTCGTTGCCGGGGGAGACGGCAGCCTGAATGCGGCTGCGCCTGCGCTGGTGAGAACCGGCCTGCCGCTCGGCATCATTCCAGCCGGCACCGCCAATGATCTTGCGCGCACGCTCGGCCTGCCCGAGGACATGGAGGCGGCAGCGGATGTGATTGCGGCGGGCCATCGCCGCCAGATCGATCTCGGCGAGGTCAACGGTCATCCATTCTTCAACGTGGCCAGCCTCGGTCTCAGCGCCGACCTCGCCCGCCAGCTGACGAAGGAGACCAAGCGGCGGTTCGGGCGGCTCGGTTATGCGATCACGGCGCTCAAGGTGCTGGTCAACGCGCGACCGTTCCGCGCCATGATCGTGTCGTCGGACGGCGCGGTGCGTGTGAAGACCTTGCAGATCGCGGTGGGCAACGGCCGCTACTACGGCGGCGGGATGGCCGTCGATCACCGCGCGGAGATCGATGATTCCCATCTCGATCTCTATTCGCTCGAGATCGGTCGGGTCTGGAAGCTGCTGGCGATGGCCTATGATTTCCGCAAGGGCCGCCACGGCCTGTGGCAAGAAGTGCGGGCCTCGCGCGACACATCGTTCGAGATCCGGACGCGGCGTCCGCGCCCGATCAATGCCGATGGCGAGCTCGTCACCTTCACGCCGGCGCGCTTCGGCGTCCGGCCGCGCGCGGTCTCCGTGTTTGTCCCCAAAGCCGCAGGGCAGGACCGTACCTGA
- a CDS encoding isoprenylcysteine carboxyl methyltransferase family protein — protein MPSVIIVFIVAAFAYRFAMLAVSIRNEKRLRAEGATEYGASVSRWLAIAHVAFYLAATAEGLVRDAPLDAIGIVGFVIYLFGAVMLFVVSRLLGRVWTVKLMIARDHQLVTHPLFRMVRHPNYFLNILPELIGYALTLHAFITLVVGLVVYAIPLTLRIRQEEQVMRERFAAY, from the coding sequence GTGCCGAGCGTGATCATCGTCTTCATCGTTGCCGCCTTTGCCTATCGATTCGCCATGCTGGCCGTCTCGATCCGCAACGAGAAACGGCTGCGCGCCGAGGGGGCCACCGAATATGGCGCGTCAGTGTCGCGCTGGCTGGCGATCGCGCATGTCGCCTTCTACCTCGCGGCGACCGCCGAGGGCCTTGTTCGCGATGCGCCGCTTGACGCCATCGGCATCGTCGGGTTCGTCATCTACCTGTTCGGCGCAGTCATGCTGTTCGTGGTGTCACGGCTGCTCGGGCGCGTCTGGACGGTCAAGCTGATGATCGCACGCGACCATCAGTTGGTGACGCATCCCCTGTTCCGCATGGTCCGCCACCCGAACTACTTCCTCAACATCCTGCCCGAGCTGATCGGCTATGCGCTGACCCTGCACGCCTTCATCACGCTGGTGGTCGGCCTGGTCGTCTATGCCATCCCGCTCACCCTGCGCATCAGGCAGGAGGAGCAGGTCATGCGGGAGAGGTTTGCGGCTTATTGA
- a CDS encoding CYTH and CHAD domain-containing protein — MPDSNATASIHGSDRAVETPAKGDFASSDQSDTANTLAAQHLSEEMVAKGDAAAASTDVLAPFLPDPVAGTGHEIELKLLVDPDQLAGFNNAPVVTAHARNKGARKHLTSVYYDTPKRTLWKNGFTLRVRQSGSRFVQTVKAQHSDDPLKRGEWEASVASLAPDPALAAALLPEELRADLEAHRLEAVFTTDVHRHARLLDLPSATVEIAFDSGVIKAGEHNEIVSEIELELKSGNPATIYEIALRLAEHGSVRPSIRSKSARGFDLVAGAAPGAEKPRKPRLDPAVSLDEAFAIILQSSLHHLLQAMPAAEDGRNPEGVHQLRVALRRLRAALHLMQPVGRSSTLDGLAADARWLAQNLSAARDLDVFLTETLPEIACACTTVAGFDALSALAERRRDLAYRKLRIALAERRCASFVLGLGGWIATRGWRNDVSPDDLRRLAEPAIDFAGHVLSERHQKAIKRGRGFKKLPAERRHRLRLALKKLRYSIDFLLPLYGASKPAKKYARTLAGLQERLGHYNDMAVTAGVIETLDTTSTDAAIAAAAITGWQAHAMAGVESPLREAWREFTKAPTPWSPEEA, encoded by the coding sequence ATGCCCGATTCGAACGCAACCGCGTCGATCCACGGTAGCGACCGTGCCGTCGAAACGCCGGCCAAAGGTGATTTCGCGAGCAGCGATCAAAGCGATACCGCCAACACCCTCGCGGCGCAGCATCTCAGCGAGGAGATGGTCGCAAAAGGTGACGCAGCGGCAGCGAGCACTGATGTCCTGGCGCCGTTCTTGCCCGATCCGGTCGCCGGCACGGGCCACGAGATCGAGCTGAAGCTCCTGGTCGATCCCGACCAGCTCGCCGGCTTCAACAACGCGCCGGTGGTGACCGCGCATGCGCGCAACAAGGGTGCCCGCAAGCATCTGACATCCGTCTACTACGACACGCCGAAGCGCACGCTGTGGAAGAACGGCTTCACGCTGCGGGTACGCCAGAGCGGCTCGCGTTTCGTGCAAACCGTGAAGGCGCAGCACAGCGACGATCCGCTCAAGCGCGGTGAATGGGAGGCGAGCGTCGCCTCGCTCGCGCCCGATCCGGCGCTGGCGGCTGCGCTGCTTCCCGAGGAGCTTCGCGCCGACCTCGAAGCCCACAGGCTGGAGGCGGTGTTCACCACCGACGTCCATCGCCACGCGCGCCTGCTCGACCTGCCGAGCGCGACGGTCGAGATCGCGTTCGACAGCGGTGTCATCAAGGCCGGCGAGCACAATGAGATCGTGAGCGAGATCGAGCTGGAGCTCAAGAGCGGCAATCCCGCGACCATCTACGAGATTGCGCTGCGCCTTGCCGAGCACGGCTCGGTGCGGCCCTCCATCCGCAGCAAGTCCGCCCGCGGCTTCGATCTCGTCGCAGGTGCGGCGCCCGGCGCAGAGAAGCCGCGCAAGCCGCGTCTCGATCCGGCCGTGTCGCTCGACGAAGCTTTCGCCATCATCCTGCAAAGCAGCCTGCATCATCTGCTGCAGGCGATGCCGGCGGCCGAGGACGGCCGCAATCCCGAAGGCGTGCATCAGTTGCGGGTGGCGCTGCGCCGCCTGCGCGCCGCGCTGCACCTGATGCAACCGGTCGGACGTTCGAGCACGCTCGACGGGCTCGCGGCCGATGCGCGCTGGCTGGCGCAGAACCTCTCGGCGGCGCGCGACCTCGACGTGTTCCTGACCGAGACGCTGCCGGAGATCGCCTGCGCCTGCACGACGGTCGCCGGTTTCGACGCGCTGAGCGCGCTCGCGGAGCGGCGGCGCGATCTCGCCTACCGCAAGCTGCGCATCGCGCTGGCCGAGCGCCGCTGCGCCTCGTTCGTGTTGGGGCTCGGCGGATGGATCGCGACCCGGGGCTGGCGCAACGACGTCTCTCCCGACGACCTCAGACGCCTTGCCGAGCCCGCGATCGATTTTGCCGGACACGTTTTGTCGGAGCGGCATCAGAAGGCGATCAAGCGTGGCCGCGGCTTCAAGAAGCTTCCCGCCGAGCGCCGCCACCGGCTGCGGCTCGCGCTGAAGAAACTACGCTACAGCATCGACTTCCTGCTGCCGCTCTACGGTGCGAGCAAGCCGGCGAAGAAATATGCCAGGACGCTCGCCGGCCTGCAGGAGCGGCTCGGCCACTACAATGACATGGCCGTCACCGCCGGCGTGATCGAGACGCTCGACACCACCTCGACCGACGCGGCGATCGCTGCGGCCGCGATCACCGGCTGGCAGGCGCATGCGATGGCTGGCGTCGAGAGCCCGTTGCGCGAGGCATGGCGCGAGTTCACGAAGGCGCCGACGCCGTGGTCGCCCGAGGAGGCGTGA
- a CDS encoding exopolysaccharide biosynthesis protein, which yields MNDVVSNEEMSSAPRRHNGPISRRLIAIARTVRSDEPSVGELFDGLESEGLGLTLLLLTLPALIPLPGPFGMVFGTLVAIVALQILFGAERLWLPETLRRRPVPQRLLRKVIRAGLDWAGFAERGLREDRLAWLTGRRARMLLALPLLLMAVTIILPIPMGNVMPALALIAASIGFMACDGLAVLVALLIAMAAVVWTAVLLYTGAAAADYAATLLAGLAVQLRAMLESVGVDLGFAAGVATTFATAAGITALTFWIQAIRHRQGRRAAVDPAEPPRERSRALAGRGLVAAASIATAATAIFIATRFMLTGSI from the coding sequence ATGAACGATGTCGTATCCAACGAGGAGATGTCGTCGGCGCCACGCCGTCACAATGGGCCGATCAGCCGGCGTCTGATCGCCATCGCGCGCACCGTTCGATCGGACGAGCCTTCCGTCGGCGAACTGTTCGACGGCCTGGAGTCGGAGGGTCTGGGCCTCACCCTGCTGCTGCTGACGCTGCCGGCGCTGATCCCGCTGCCGGGCCCGTTCGGCATGGTGTTCGGCACGCTGGTTGCCATAGTCGCACTGCAGATCCTGTTCGGCGCCGAACGGCTTTGGCTGCCGGAGACGCTGCGCCGGCGGCCGGTGCCGCAGCGGCTGCTGCGCAAGGTGATCCGCGCCGGGCTCGACTGGGCCGGCTTTGCCGAGCGCGGCCTGCGCGAGGACCGCCTGGCCTGGCTGACCGGCCGCCGCGCGCGAATGCTGCTGGCACTGCCGCTGCTGCTGATGGCCGTCACCATCATCCTCCCGATTCCGATGGGCAACGTGATGCCGGCGCTGGCGCTGATCGCCGCCTCGATCGGCTTCATGGCCTGCGACGGCCTTGCCGTGCTGGTGGCGCTGCTGATCGCGATGGCCGCGGTCGTGTGGACGGCCGTTCTGCTCTACACCGGCGCGGCCGCGGCAGATTACGCCGCCACGCTGCTGGCAGGCCTCGCCGTGCAATTGCGCGCCATGCTGGAGAGCGTCGGCGTCGATCTCGGCTTTGCCGCCGGCGTTGCGACAACGTTTGCGACCGCGGCCGGCATCACCGCCCTCACCTTCTGGATTCAAGCCATACGCCATCGGCAGGGCCGCCGCGCGGCGGTCGATCCGGCCGAGCCTCCGCGCGAGCGCTCGCGCGCCTTGGCGGGCCGCGGCCTCGTGGCAGCCGCGAGCATCGCGACGGCCGCCACCGCGATCTTCATCGCGACGCGCTTCATGCTGACAGGCTCGATCTGA
- a CDS encoding zinc-ribbon domain-containing protein: protein MKISSVTCPHCRAAYEIAESTSAVGAAGRFDCGVCGTPLSAWDEPKLRAFRLEVPPEHKYPRVPAPPSPA from the coding sequence ATGAAGATATCCAGCGTGACGTGTCCGCATTGCCGTGCCGCCTACGAGATCGCGGAGTCGACGTCCGCGGTGGGCGCTGCCGGTCGGTTCGACTGCGGCGTCTGCGGCACGCCATTGTCGGCGTGGGACGAGCCGAAGCTGCGGGCCTTCCGCCTGGAGGTGCCGCCCGAGCACAAATATCCGCGCGTGCCGGCGCCTCCCTCCCCCGCCTGA